In Conger conger chromosome 5, fConCon1.1, whole genome shotgun sequence, the DNA window tttataatttatttgtttattgtacaTGCCACTACTTCCTCTACTACCCTTCAGTAGAggtcagttatttattttcagttttttggatGCTCTACCTTTTCAATTTTCATAGAAGCCCTCAGAAATACTCACAGTGAATAGCATCAAAGTAATTTGGTAACTGAGTAAGATTGAGCCATGTGGTGCATTACGTAGTTACTCAGCTTCAGTAATGGTCCTGATCATTGCTGCATTTGTTAACAAAGCAACTGAAAATCAGGGCACTAGGAAACTGGGCCAGGCATGTTTACTGTTACAATGAGAAAGCATAGCTGCAAAACTAAGAAGGCTATTCAGAAAAAATGTAACAAGTGATGCTATACTCCTataacacctttgggatgtggtagaacgggagattctgAATGTgaagctgacaaatctgcagaaatctCATGATGCAATCATATCAACATATAACAGAATCTcgaaggaatgttttcaaaagaattgaggctgttttgagagcaaagggaggccctacccagtattagtatagtgttcctaatagattactcagtgagagcactaaTTTTTTTTACTCATAACCTTAGTCATTATTCTCATAACTATACTATGTCATACTTTTAATTGTACATGCATTCAGAAGGTGTAATGGAGGATAACACACATGGATCCGGTTAATTTATCACTCATCATGTGATTTTTTGCCAGAGCCATCCCTGGTCTTGGCACGGAGCTTGTTCACCTGAGACTCTGCAATGTCGGCCCGCTCCTCAGCTTCCTCTAGCTCGTGCTGTAGTTTGCGGAACTTAGCCAGGTTGCTGTTAGCCTGTTCCTCGGCCTCCTCAGTTGCTCTTTTGTAGGACTTCACCTTAAGCTGTAGCTTGTCCACCAGGTCCTGGAGCCGGGCCATGTTCTTGCGGTCCTCTTCCGTCTGGTAGGTGAGCTCCTTTATGCGGCGCTCATATTTGCGTACCCCCTTGACGGACTCTATGCCCCGCTTCTGTTCTGCTTCCAGCTCATTTTCCAGCTCGCGGATCCGGCCCTCCAGCTTCTGCAATTGTTTCTTCCCACCCTTCATGGCAATCTGCTCAGCCTCATCCAGACGGTTCTGCAAATCCTTGATGGTCTGCTCCATGTTCTTCTTCATCCGCTCCAGGTGAGCACTGGTGTCCTgctccttcttcagctcctcCGCCATCATGGCAGCGTCAGTGATGGCCTTCTTGGCCTTTTCCTCAGCGTTACGGCTCTCCTGCACGGATTCCTCCACCTCATTCTGCAGCTGCATAATGTCCGTCTCATGTTTCTTTTTCTGGTTTATCAGGCTGGTGTTCTGGGAGTGCAGAAGCTGCATCCTCTCTGTGGCATCTGTGAGCTCCTGTTCCGCAAGCTTCCGTCCCCGTTCTGTTTGCTCCAGCATGGCTCTCAGCTCTTCCAGCTCCGCTTGCAGCAGGTTGTTCCTGCGCTCCAGAAGGGTAATGTTCTCTTTCAGGTCTTCACTTGCATGGGACACATCATCCAGCTGCAACTGAGTGTCCTTCAGGTAGGCCTGGACAGCCTTGAGCTGTTTCTGGGCATCAGCAGCCTGCCTGTTGGCTTGGCTCAGCTGGATTTCCATCTCATTTAGGTCACCCTCCATCTTCTTTTTCACTCTAAGGGCCTCATTACGGCTTCTGGTCTCTGACTCAAGAGAAGTCTGCAAGGATTCAATCATCCGCTGGTAGTTCCTTTTAGCTTGTTCCATCTCCTCGTCCTTCTCAGAGAGCTTTCTCTCAATGTCTGCTTTAACCTGGTTAAATTCCAGTTGAGCGCGAAGGATCTTGCCCTCCTCATGCTCCAGGGAGCCCTCAGCTTCCTCCAGTGCAGACTGCAGTTCTGCCTTCTCCTGCTCAAGCTGCTTCCTAACTTTTTCCAGCTCATGGGCACTCTTTCCTCCCTCACCAAGCTGGTCTGTCAGGTCTGAGATCTCCTCCTgtaagtttttgttttctctctttgtGGTCTCCAAGTGATCTAGGGCTTCCTCATAAGCATTTTTCAGTTTGAAGAGCTCGGTGCTGAGAGATCGAGCTTCCTTTTGGGATGATTCCAGCTCACACTGAGATTCCTCATACTTCTGCTTCCACTCTGCAAGGACTTTGTCAAATGCCCTTTGTTTCTTGTCCAGGGCTGCAGACGCTGCATTCGATCTCTCAAGATCTAGCATTAGGTCTTCAATCTCGTTCTGCAGGCGATGTTTAGTCTTTTCAAGGGAGGAACATTTGGCATTAACAGCCTCAACCGCCTCTTCAGATTCCTGCAGCCTCTGGACTAGTTTTTTCTTAGCCTCTTCcagctcctctgtcctctggaTACCATCAGTCTCATACTTAGCCCTCCATGTGGATACCTCAGTGTTAGCCTTGGACAATGCTCTCTGCAACTCTGCCTTAGcttcctgctcttcctcataCTGCTCCCTCAGCAAGTCGCAGTCATGGCGGGCAGATTGAACTGCATGGGCAAGGGCATTCTTTGCTTTCACCTCTTCCTCGAGCTGTCTGCGCAAGTCCTCTAGCTGCTGGGTGTAAGAGCTCTTGCCTCGGGTGAGCTGAGAGATCAGGCACTCCTTTTCCTCAAGCTGGCGGCTGAGCTCCCCATTTTCAGTGAGAAGCTTGGCCCTAAGCATAGTGAAGTCATTGAGGGACCGTTGAGCCTCCTCAGCCTTGGTCTTGTGCTCGTGCATCTGGTCCTCCAGAGTGCGGCTCAGCTTTTCAAGGTTGTTCTTAGCTTTGATAATGGTTTCCATATTGGAGGCTAAGTCATCCATCTCCAGCTTCAACTCACTCTTTTCCTTCTCAAGTTTCTGCTTGACACGTTGCAGATTATCAATTTGTTCTCCCAGCTCTGCCACACTGTCTGCATGTTTCTTCCGCAGTGCAGCAGCAATAGTCTCATGTTGCAGAGTAGATTCTTCCAAGTCCCTGCGAATCCTCTGAaattctgcctctctctttttaTTGAGCTCAACTTGGGTGGATGTTGCACCTCCGGCTTCTTCCAGCCGTTCACTGAGGTCCTCCAGCTCGCGAGATATGTCTGACCGCTGTTTCTCCACTTTGGCACGGGCTGCACGCTCAGCATCCAAttcttcctccagctcctcaATGCGGGCTTGGTTCTCTTTCAGCTTCTTCTGCAATTGAGCACTGATCAGCTGTTCATCATCCACCTTTCCATTTAGCTGATTGACTTCAAAATCCTtcttcttcagtttttcttcaAGTTGCTGTTTGTCATTCTCCAAATCCATCACATTCTCTTGGGTCAGTTTCACATCACCCTCAAGCTTCCTCTTTACCCGTTCTAAGTCCATTCTTACTTTTTTCTCTTGTTCCAGGGAGCCCTCTAGGTCATCAACCTGTTGCTCAAGCTTAGCTTTGGCTTTAGTCAATGTGTTTGCCTTGTCTTCTTCAGTCTGAAGGTCATCAAGTGTCTGCTGATGAGATTCCTGCAAAGCCTTCTTCTCCTTTGTCAACTTCATGATGTTATCATCTTGCGAGGCCATTTCCTCAGTGAGGTTTTTTACTTTGTTCTCAATGGCATGCTTCTCCTTTTCAACCTTAGCTAACGTGAGCTCCAGGTCATCAATGTCTTTCTTCAGCTCAGAGCACTCATCCTCAAGCTTGCGTTTTTTGGCAGTGAGATCTGCATTCATCTCCTCCTCATCTTCTATTCTCTCCATTAATTCTTTGGCCTTTGCCTCCATCTGAATCTTACTCTTGATTAACTGTTCACAGCGCTCCTCTGCATCGGTCAGTGTATCCTGTTCAGACTgcagctggaggtgaaggtCATTTTTCTCTTGGAGAATGGACACCatcttctcctccagctcttTCCGTCTGCCCTCAGATTTTTCCAGAGCCTCTTTCAGTTTGTGGAACTCATCCTTCATGTTTGCCatttctttctctgcctctgcgCTCTTTAGCAGGGGTTTGATCTTGAAATACATCTTCATCCAGGGCCAGTTCTTCACACCAAGGAATGATCGAAGGTTCCACTGGATAACCATCAATGCATCCCTGCGCTCCACAAGCTTTTGGAACTCTGCTCTCATTAGTATCGCACGACCATTAGCCTGGATTCTTGTTATGATGCGTGCAAGCTGGTCATCCCTCATCTCTTCCAGCGTGCCCAGCAGTCCAGCTTTAAAAAATACTTTAGTATGTCCGAAGCGATATTGCGTGTGATCAATGTCTAGAGATCCCAGCAGTTTTTCTGCACTTTTCTTGCTGTCAATGAACTGGCCTTCTGGAATGGCAGATGGATTCAGgattctgtacctctgcttaAAGTCACCATAGAGGACTCTGTTCGGGAAGCCCTTTCTACAGATGCGTATGCCTTCCAGTACACCATTACAGCGAAGCTGATGCATTACAAGGCAGTTGTCCATGATTCCTGGTGTCTTGGTTTCATTGGGGATCAAACATCGTACAAAGTGGGGGTGAGTGGTTCTTAAGTTATTCATGAGCTTGTTGAGGTTTTCCCTGTGTAGGGCAGAGACAGTTTGGAAAGAGGACCCTTTCTTTTTGCCTCCTTTACCAGATTTGTCATCAGCCCCAGCATAATTGGAGAACAGGTTACTAAGCAGTTTGAGGGCAGACTTCTGGTAAAGGCCCACCACAGTTTCATTAAGTGGGTCTTTGTTCTTTACCAGCCAGCCCGAGATGTTGTAGTCAACAGTGCCAGCATAATGCATAAGGGCAAAGTGTGCCTCTGGCCTACCCTTCACTACACGTGGCTTCTGGAACATACTTGACTTACCTAAGTGGTTGTCGTAGAGCTTAGACTTAAAGGTCTGGTCACTAGCCTTTGGGAACATGCACTCTTCCTCCAGAATGGACATGATCCCGAGGGGCTTTTCAATTAAATCGATACAAGCCTGCAAGTCCATCCCAAAGTCAATGAACTCCCAATCAATTCCTTCCTTCTTGTACTCCTCTTGTTCCAGCACAAACATGTGATGGTTGAAAAACTGTTGCAGTTTCTCATTCGTGAAGTTGATGCACAACTGTTCAAAGGTGTTGAAGTCAAAGATCTCAAATCCTGCAATGTCTAGCACTCCTATGAAATACTGACGCTGCTGCTTGGTTTCAAGGGACTGGTTGATCCTTACAACCATCCAGTTGAACATTTTCTCATACACTGACTTTGCCAGTGCACCAATGGAATAGTAAACTTGATCCACATTTTGGCCTTTGGTGACAAACTCATTTCCAACTTTAACCCTTGGATGGCAGAGTCCCTTGAGAAGGTCAGCAGAGTTCAGCCCCATTAGGAAGGCTGACTTGTCAGCAGACTCACTGCCATCAGGCTCAGCCTGCTCCTCGCGCTGCTTCTGCTTGAATTTCATATTTCCATAATGCATGATGGCACCTGTTAGCTTATAGACACCTGTCTTCTCCTCTGCCGTGAAGCCCAGCACATCAAAGGCACTGTCTGTGGCAATCAGTTCATCTGAGTCATCAATGGATGTGACCGTCACCTCTCCTTGGGAGACGTAAGCATAATCGTATGGGTTGTTGGTGATCAGCAGCATGTCCAGCAATTCTGGCTTTTTGTTGGACATGATCTGGTAGAATATGTGATAGTCCCTCTCAGCCTTGAGCTGAAAGGTCACACGAGATTTCTCAAGTAGGTAGGTTTCTATGTCAGCAGAGGACAGCTTGCCACTTACTCCAAAATGAATGCGAATAAATTTACCAAAACGTGAGGAGTTGTCATTCCTTGCCGTCTTGGCATTGCCGAAAGCCTCCAGCGCTGGGTTTGCCTGGATGATTTGATCCTCCAGTGTCCCCTTGCTGGTGTCCTTCtttcctcctcctgcagcagcaATGCTGGCGAAATACTGAATGACTCTCTTGGTGTTCACAGTCTTCCCTGCCCCGGATTCTCCAGTGATGAGGATAGACTGGTTCTCCCGGTCAGTTAGCATATACTGATAGGCATTATCAGAAATGGAGAAGATGTGAGGTGGAGCCTCAGACCTCTTCTTTCCCCTGTAAGCCGCCACCACCTCTGCATCGTAGACAGGTAACCACTTGTAGGGATTCACGGTCACGCAGAAAAGGCCAGAGTAGGTGTAGATCATCCAGGCTGCATAACGCTCTTTGAGGTTAAACAGCACAGCAGGCTCATGGAGGAATGTGAACATGGCCATGTCTTCGATTTTGTCAAATTTTGGCGGGTTTTGGGGGTGCACATCCCCCTCCTTGACAGTCACAGTTCTCCCATCCTCCGTCTTCACAGTCACTTTACCCCCATCTTTGCCAGTGATCTGGCCCTTGATGTATTCCACTTTATCATCAACCACAAAGCACTCAGTCTTTATGTCGAAGGCCCTGGTCTGGGCCTCCAGGCGCTCCTTGTCCGACTTCCTCAGGAATGGAGCCGCTTTTCCAAACTCGGCCATGGCAGCATCACCCATCTTTGGCGTGGGAGGAAAGTGTTGAAAGACAGAGCTTTCACTGAATGCAGAGGTCTACTGAAAGAACTCCAGGCACCATGTTGCACTTATATAGGCAGAGCTACTGCCAAATATGGTGGTGGCTGATGGCATGGGCGGAAAAGTAAACCATTTTGGCCCTACATTGAGGAAGACAGGTCAGTACAAGGACCTTTACTTTCCAATATCCAATTTAGGGAAACAGGCTCCTCATTTTATCTCCCCAGACCAACTCCATGTCCTCACCCCCACTCCCATCACCCTCACCCACTAGACATTCCACACACCTCCGGGAAAGGAAGTCACTGACCTACACTTGAGATTTATTTGGAATTGAATTCCTGGACAAAATtctgtatatttgtatttggaACCATACCTCATATTCCAAATCTGATTCCAAAGTATGTCTAGATTACTGCTAGATAGGAGAATGGTGCACAGAGAGCAGGCTGTTACACACTGCTTGGCTGGATTCAACACAAGTTAATTTCTGGAGACAGAGCGTGGTTTTATCTGGCTCATCCCTCTTCCAGATGGCACTGACACTTGCCTGTCCGTCCAGTCAGAGTGCTGGAgctcactcacactcaacactgatCTTTAAATATCTCCACACACAAAGTAACTCTTACACTATCCCATATCTGATTGTCTTATAACCGAGTGGAAAAAAGTCACACACAAATAAGCATATATGCACTAATTTATATATGAATACATATGTATGAAACATTGAGACATTAtggtataataaataaatagagggGGTGGGCTCTTCCACTAAATATGACCCAGAGGAAAAAAGAATGACCCCCTGAGTGATGGATGTATCTTAATTGAACCTAAATTCTTGCACTTGCAAATCACTTTAACTTTATATTATTGAACTGTACAGTGTATCGTTTTGCTTTAACCAATTAAGAAAAGAGATTTCCCAGCAGGGAttatgatttttaatttttttatctgtgtacagattttgttgtcactgtcactgtgacCTGTTGGATTTGACATCAACTTTACATCAAAGCTCTCCAAGCTCTCCAATACTGCAGGGAATATTGTTTTTATGAATGGTTTCATAGTTTCATAGGTAGAGAATCAAGATGCATCATCAActtcaataataaaatattgcGTCAAAAGAGAagaaattattcaaattatgAAACTAAAATTTTCCTGTCTTGTACTAACtggctgcatgtgtgtttaatttGGCTACACTTAATGATAAGATCTGACACATAACTCATTGCCAAACCTTAAGGGCTTCACTGAGTGCTGATAACACCAGCTAGTGGCTGCAAAGTATTTCACTTTCCAGCAATGTCTCACTTGCATCTGAGGCTTGCCATCACTCTGTGCAGCTAAAACAGAACAGAGCCTGTGATAAGGTATTATCATATGTTACATGGTATTTATAAATCGGTTGATTAGCAAAGCATGTGTCCTCTCAGAAAGACACCATCTGCCACATGTCCTTTCCACAAATACCATGGCTCTGGAACCTAAGTGAGCTGCTGGCTCACAGCAAATTCAGCTTAACCCCTTCGCATAGACTCCCAACCTAGCAACCATTTCCCATTTGTGCAGTATTCTACTTTGAGGCTTTATAGCTCCAGAGGTGAGAATCAAAGAGGCTTCTAAAATGGCTTACATGAAGGAAGACACTTGCACGATTTACAATACTAGCTTAAGACGAAGGTATGAACAAATGCAAATACCTTAAAAGCAAGAACAGAAGAAGACCTAGCAACAACTGTATTGGTTGTTATTAGTATTATGGTTGTCTGATTTCTTCAGGTATATGGACGTGGTCCATGACCTTGGACTTGAACCAAGGTCATATATTATGTGAAACAtaaagtctgtctgtcagtgcaATCAGTCCAGATAAGATGCTTCATGATTGAATGTGTGGGGTCAATCTGCTTAATCAATCTTTCTTGGCCGCTTGACATTGAATTTTGCATAAGCATTCCATAAATCAAGTAATGTGATGGGACAAAAGCAAGGAACATACAAGGAACTGTACACCCTAtttatttacactgtaaaataaGACTATGTTAGATATGGCAGGTAGGCTACCAGTAATTGCTCAgatttatgtaaaataaaagcatttatgcATATCATAAAAACATGGCATGTAATGGCAAGTGCTcagatttctttatttaaatcaaAACTAGAAGCATAGTTAGCCAGTTTAGCTAGTTAAAAAGggcaaaatgaataaaagcgTTAAAGCCTTCTCTGAgtaatctgttttgttttaccaacactgataaatataattatgtagctagctagctagctaaataaaaacatttgaaaactgTCATTTCACGACAGGATTTGGAAAACCTACCTCAACCATTAATTAATCCaatataaaattgtatttgaaattgtacttccctctagggtctttcagcgaacttatccctggttatgggtatgcactttgttgtacgtcgctctggataagagcgtctgccaaatgccaataatgtaatgtaatgtaatgtaatataagatATTTAAATTCCTATTCATCCTTTCCTGGTAAGGTACCCAGGGCACATGCTCTGGTGCCACAAAGCCCCATAGTCAaacagctcccataggaatccatggagcCAGTAAGCAgaagctgtctccagttctCGATGATGTAGCTGCACAGAAATCCTGTGCTTGATCTGAATGTTTGAGACCACTGGAAGACAAGCCTGTTACCAAGACATACACAGCCCCACGTGGGCACCcaattatattattacattatttaaactGTTACTAAGATTGCAAGGCTGCCCATCCAGGTGAGGGGAAATTTGAGTGAAAGGTGTGTGAAAACGCTGCTGAACAACTCCACATCAATCTGTCccgaaaaaaatatatataaaaaaattaaaaaattctcCTCTAGAGGGCACTACAGACATACGTGTTCAAAAGCAAGGCACAACTGGCCATGCAgcttgttatttttaaaagggcATTTAGGTCAAAATGCAGGGTATCCACAGCAATGGCTGTATGGCCAACATGTTAATTGAGCCCTAAGGAGGCTTCAACCTTGTATGAAATTCGAAGAGATCAGAGGAATCTCCTGGATTGGCTCTCGGCTCATGTCCGGATCCATATACATCACTTGTCCTGTCAGTCTTGCACCTCGGGCAGGCAACACAAGGCAGACTGGTAGAGACTGGTAGAtccaaaaaatgaaagtactctggtttcctcccacagcccaaagacatgcaggtaagGTTATTTACAGGAGGCGACACTGGCtcagagcagtcatctggcagttctCTCCCGCCCTGGGGGaaagtgtcaaagtgtcctgaagcaagacacctaacccccaaatcctcctaacgagctggttggtgccttgcatggcagccaatttccgttggtgtgtgattgtatgtatgaatgggcgaatgagaagcatcaattttacagcactttggataaaggcactatataaatggtaaccatttaccattcatttggagagtctaaactgcccccaggtatgagtgtgtaagtgaatggtgtgtgtgccctgcgatggattggcagcctgtccagggtgtattcctgcctctcacccaatgcaaactgggataggttccagcaccccccacaccctaACCAGGAATGAAAGGGTTAGATAATGGTGGCCTTACACCACAAAagagccattacattacattattggcatttggcagaagctcttatccagagcgacgtacagttgattagcaggggacaatcctcccctggagcaatgcagggttaagggccttgctcaagggcccaacggctgtgcggatcttattgtggctacaccaggattcgaaccaccgaccttacgtgtcccagtcatttaccttaaccactacactacaggccacatcACAGTGAAGGGCACACCCCAGGCAGGAACTGGGTGTGCAAGCCACACGCCCTGGTTTGGCAAATCACACACCTCAGTCTCTGTGGCCAAGAGTGGATTCCTCAATCTTAAACATCTCAAGACCTTAGGATTATAAGGTCCtatctgacatttttgacaaaaatgggtTAGTGTCATACATATAttgtttatagggcaatttgataggattttgatattgtaaatTCAGAGCACTTTTAGgatgtctgtcattttgatatATGAAGaacctgcatttcagttttgctgtgttaagatgtgaaagctttgaagctcaatatctcaaaactactaaAAATtcagaaccttataattccaacgTCCCAACCTCCTCTTACACCGACCACACCAAGCAATCCCACACAGCCTTGGTGCAGTAAGATACATTTCTGTTGCCCACTTCTAGCCCAATGTACTGCCTTAGTGTTATGTTAACTCATTGTATTCTGTGCACATTATGTGCAGTGCAGTAAACCTGTCCTATGAATCAGCAATGTAATAACAGCTATAATTGTATGATACAATAATTGTATGATACTACGATGTAATGCCAAAATAAGCCTTCTAATTAGCTGTCGTTGGACGTTAACTTGTATTGTGCTTTTCTATATGTTTGCTATATAAACACCCAAAGAAACTTGTTTGGTATTGGCAAACCCTGAACTGTGCAGTGCTTGCTTACATTGCCTTTTACTTGATAAAAATAGGGTTCAGTATTGAAACCAGGCAAACAAGACCAAcaaaaaaaggtataaaaaaaagttcaaaatggGGAGCTCTGACTGAACATAGACATTTAGAGAGGTACAGCAAGTTATTCTCAGTAAGGATGAGATTTAATGTTTGTACATGGACACATATTTTTACACatcttaaaaaatgttttttacaacCTTCAGACAAGCCTTCATACAAATCCTAGTATCGTGTACAGtgcatataaaaaaaagtaatcctGTGATTATGAAAGCTGAAGATGAATGCTAAACTGTTAGCACTGCACAGTCAGCATTTTGGTGAACCCTCCCAGCAGGTGGGCGCCAGATCTTGCTCAAAAATATCTTTTAATAAAacctgttcatttcattttaattgtttagTTCTGCGGCCAACTAGCTTCTATACTTAGAAGACTCCAGAAGTCAATACTGCacctttttaaatgaaacttgaaaaaaaaaaagtccatgaGATTTAGATGATTTCCTGGTTCCTCCCGCTCCAAGTACTTGCTCCAACAGGTTCTCCTTGTACTGCCGAAGGTGAATATCAACAATCGCGCCATTCTCCTGCAGACTTGGACGGTATCTTAAAGGAGCTTTTGCTGCCCCTCCGATGGTGAATTAGGGGCCGGGTGTGGAGGCTCGGGGCCGGAGCCGGGGTCCCCCGGGGTCAGCATCTGGACATGCGCTTGCGGTGCATCTCCACCAGGGGCACTAGGCACCGGGGCGACCCTGCCTGCAGGAGGAAGGGGTGCTCCAGCAGTTCGGCTGCGCTCGCCCTCTGCTGAGGGTCCCGGGTCAGCATGCGTCCCAGGAAGTCCGTCAGCATCGGGGAGATCTTGGAAGAACAAACACGTGTCAGGTAAAGTGAGGTGATAGTCGATTATTCGCAGTTCAATGCCCTCAGTGTTTCAAACTGAACCTTCTGTTCACCGAAACATTTCCAGATACTCACTGGAACaaattacatattattattgttgagtTCTGTAAACGATCCAACATTTTTTCAGCTGACATGTAATTTTCAAACATTCCTGCTATTCTATTACAAAATAACccaaaaatggtaaaacatttcTTTAGAAAAGCCGCTGCAAATTCAATTATTTTGGGCCACAATAATCACAAAAAGACTGGTGGAGCTGATTAGCTATATTATTAGCACAGACTATAAACTGCAACAAAAACTTCCAAAATATTATCATAATTCAAGCTGTAAGACCCTCAAGTGCCAGCACCCTGCGTGCATATACATAACTGCATATTTGCGCATGcatatcactgagcactttattaggaacacctgtacatctacttattcatgtgattatctaatcagtcaattgtgtggcagcagtacaatgcataaaatcatgcagatacgtgtcaggagcttcagttaatgttcacatcaaccagcaGAATGTGgtctcagtgatttcaaccgtggcatgattcttggtgccagactggctggtttgagtatttcatgcagaacagtcgtttgtaaa includes these proteins:
- the myh6 gene encoding myosin-6, whose protein sequence is MGDAAMAEFGKAAPFLRKSDKERLEAQTRAFDIKTECFVVDDKVEYIKGQITGKDGGKVTVKTEDGRTVTVKEGDVHPQNPPKFDKIEDMAMFTFLHEPAVLFNLKERYAAWMIYTYSGLFCVTVNPYKWLPVYDAEVVAAYRGKKRSEAPPHIFSISDNAYQYMLTDRENQSILITGESGAGKTVNTKRVIQYFASIAAAGGGKKDTSKGTLEDQIIQANPALEAFGNAKTARNDNSSRFGKFIRIHFGVSGKLSSADIETYLLEKSRVTFQLKAERDYHIFYQIMSNKKPELLDMLLITNNPYDYAYVSQGEVTVTSIDDSDELIATDSAFDVLGFTAEEKTGVYKLTGAIMHYGNMKFKQKQREEQAEPDGSESADKSAFLMGLNSADLLKGLCHPRVKVGNEFVTKGQNVDQVYYSIGALAKSVYEKMFNWMVVRINQSLETKQQRQYFIGVLDIAGFEIFDFNTFEQLCINFTNEKLQQFFNHHMFVLEQEEYKKEGIDWEFIDFGMDLQACIDLIEKPLGIMSILEEECMFPKASDQTFKSKLYDNHLGKSSMFQKPRVVKGRPEAHFALMHYAGTVDYNISGWLVKNKDPLNETVVGLYQKSALKLLSNLFSNYAGADDKSGKGGKKKGSSFQTVSALHRENLNKLMNNLRTTHPHFVRCLIPNETKTPGIMDNCLVMHQLRCNGVLEGIRICRKGFPNRVLYGDFKQRYRILNPSAIPEGQFIDSKKSAEKLLGSLDIDHTQYRFGHTKVFFKAGLLGTLEEMRDDQLARIITRIQANGRAILMRAEFQKLVERRDALMVIQWNLRSFLGVKNWPWMKMYFKIKPLLKSAEAEKEMANMKDEFHKLKEALEKSEGRRKELEEKMVSILQEKNDLHLQLQSEQDTLTDAEERCEQLIKSKIQMEAKAKELMERIEDEEEMNADLTAKKRKLEDECSELKKDIDDLELTLAKVEKEKHAIENKVKNLTEEMASQDDNIMKLTKEKKALQESHQQTLDDLQTEEDKANTLTKAKAKLEQQVDDLEGSLEQEKKVRMDLERVKRKLEGDVKLTQENVMDLENDKQQLEEKLKKKDFEVNQLNGKVDDEQLISAQLQKKLKENQARIEELEEELDAERAARAKVEKQRSDISRELEDLSERLEEAGGATSTQVELNKKREAEFQRIRRDLEESTLQHETIAAALRKKHADSVAELGEQIDNLQRVKQKLEKEKSELKLEMDDLASNMETIIKAKNNLEKLSRTLEDQMHEHKTKAEEAQRSLNDFTMLRAKLLTENGELSRQLEEKECLISQLTRGKSSYTQQLEDLRRQLEEEVKAKNALAHAVQSARHDCDLLREQYEEEQEAKAELQRALSKANTEVSTWRAKYETDGIQRTEELEEAKKKLVQRLQESEEAVEAVNAKCSSLEKTKHRLQNEIEDLMLDLERSNAASAALDKKQRAFDKVLAEWKQKYEESQCELESSQKEARSLSTELFKLKNAYEEALDHLETTKRENKNLQEEISDLTDQLGEGGKSAHELEKVRKQLEQEKAELQSALEEAEGSLEHEEGKILRAQLEFNQVKADIERKLSEKDEEMEQAKRNYQRMIESLQTSLESETRSRNEALRVKKKMEGDLNEMEIQLSQANRQAADAQKQLKAVQAYLKDTQLQLDDVSHASEDLKENITLLERRNNLLQAELEELRAMLEQTERGRKLAEQELTDATERMQLLHSQNTSLINQKKKHETDIMQLQNEVEESVQESRNAEEKAKKAITDAAMMAEELKKEQDTSAHLERMKKNMEQTIKDLQNRLDEAEQIAMKGGKKQLQKLEGRIRELENELEAEQKRGIESVKGVRKYERRIKELTYQTEEDRKNMARLQDLVDKLQLKVKSYKRATEEAEEQANSNLAKFRKLQHELEEAEERADIAESQVNKLRAKTRDGSGKKSHDE